Proteins encoded in a region of the Myxococcus virescens genome:
- a CDS encoding Ig-like domain-containing protein, giving the protein MRMKAGLALVAAVSGLMMGCVEESSREQAPEGLASKDDARVHELSKATSRGREFWLAFPGNYQATAVLTLFIAGDTATTGQVRVPGQGLSFDFSVTPGQVTAVALPSSVAQVAVDGVEPKGIHVTAGADISVYGLNRLLQTTDAFLGLPTASLGTDYVVQAYPNVNVLNGSQFSVVATEDATEVTITPASGVGNHAAGVPFQVALNKGQAYQLRSTAAAPSDVSGTLVHATRPVAVFGGHQCANIPDGTTIACDYLVEQLPPTSTWGRRFVTVPLATRLGGDTFRFAAARDGTQVSLNGAVVAQLQRGQVFQTNIQGSASITANEPILVTQYSNGSGFDGIPSDPFMMLVPPFEQFAAQYTVTTPSSGFRSNFANIVVPNGVVAEVMLDGALIPASQFQAIGASGFSGAQLPVALGAHHLSAPQPFGVMLYGFDAYDSYGYPGGMALAPVAEVSKLTLSPREGIAVVGDLYCVTATVRDAADRPLAGVRVDFAASGVNSAVASVNTTADGQAEFCFEGTAPGEDVVTASIGSVTDQVQVTWTKPNAPPIVDAGPDLEGMASQQLTLRGSASDPDGDPLTYAWSYVAPPGVHCTFGSPSAPVSSIQCDGAGTVTVSLTTHDGTATATDSAQVVLGWASELTMCGLPRYTNGTSLKACGWATAGGSSTGIVSAYFTVDGGAPIPVMPDAGGGYVSTQLHLTEGTHVVRLSVVDALGHVTWREQTVSADFTPPVLVILSPTEQETNPDPVVTMVIQQQDASPATVVTQGFVTEDVPAGSNVLRHTVDLVHRDWSLVHVRATDAAGNTTEVVARVYVAP; this is encoded by the coding sequence ATGCGGATGAAGGCCGGTCTGGCCCTGGTGGCTGCGGTCAGCGGTTTGATGATGGGGTGTGTGGAGGAGTCCTCTCGGGAACAGGCTCCAGAAGGGCTCGCGAGCAAGGACGATGCCCGCGTGCACGAACTGAGCAAGGCGACCAGTCGGGGCCGCGAGTTCTGGCTGGCCTTCCCGGGGAACTACCAGGCCACTGCGGTGCTCACGTTGTTCATCGCCGGTGACACGGCGACGACGGGGCAGGTTCGCGTTCCGGGCCAGGGGCTGTCCTTCGACTTCTCGGTGACGCCGGGGCAGGTGACGGCGGTGGCGCTGCCCTCCTCGGTGGCACAGGTGGCCGTGGATGGCGTGGAGCCCAAGGGCATCCACGTCACCGCGGGCGCGGACATCTCCGTGTATGGGCTCAACCGGCTCCTGCAAACGACGGATGCGTTCCTGGGCCTGCCCACCGCGAGCCTGGGCACGGACTACGTGGTGCAGGCCTATCCGAACGTCAACGTCCTCAACGGCTCGCAGTTCTCTGTCGTGGCCACGGAGGACGCGACAGAGGTGACCATCACTCCCGCGAGTGGGGTGGGCAACCACGCCGCGGGAGTGCCCTTCCAGGTGGCGCTGAACAAGGGGCAGGCGTACCAGCTTCGCAGCACGGCGGCCGCGCCCTCGGACGTCTCCGGAACGCTCGTTCACGCCACGCGCCCGGTGGCGGTCTTCGGCGGGCATCAGTGCGCCAACATCCCGGATGGCACCACCATCGCCTGTGACTACCTGGTGGAGCAGCTCCCCCCGACCTCGACGTGGGGGCGGCGCTTCGTGACCGTGCCGCTGGCCACACGCCTCGGCGGGGACACCTTCCGCTTCGCGGCCGCCAGGGACGGCACGCAGGTGAGCCTCAACGGCGCGGTGGTGGCGCAGCTCCAGCGCGGCCAGGTGTTCCAGACGAACATCCAGGGCTCGGCGAGCATCACCGCCAACGAGCCCATCCTCGTGACGCAGTACTCCAATGGCTCGGGCTTCGATGGCATCCCGTCCGACCCGTTCATGATGTTGGTGCCGCCCTTCGAGCAGTTCGCCGCCCAGTACACCGTCACCACGCCGAGCTCGGGGTTCCGCAGCAACTTCGCCAACATCGTGGTTCCCAACGGCGTCGTGGCCGAGGTGATGCTGGACGGAGCGCTCATCCCGGCGAGCCAGTTCCAGGCCATCGGGGCCAGCGGCTTCTCGGGGGCCCAGCTCCCCGTCGCGCTGGGGGCGCACCACCTGTCCGCGCCGCAGCCCTTCGGCGTCATGCTCTATGGGTTCGATGCCTACGACTCCTATGGCTACCCGGGAGGAATGGCCCTGGCGCCCGTGGCGGAGGTGAGCAAGCTCACGCTGTCGCCCAGAGAGGGGATCGCCGTCGTCGGGGACCTCTACTGCGTGACGGCCACGGTCCGGGACGCCGCGGACCGGCCGCTCGCGGGCGTGCGAGTGGACTTCGCTGCGTCCGGAGTGAACTCCGCCGTGGCCTCCGTGAACACCACCGCCGACGGGCAGGCCGAGTTCTGCTTCGAGGGCACCGCACCCGGCGAGGATGTGGTGACCGCGAGCATCGGCTCGGTGACCGACCAGGTGCAGGTGACCTGGACGAAGCCCAATGCCCCGCCCATCGTGGATGCCGGGCCCGACCTGGAGGGCATGGCCTCCCAGCAGTTGACGCTGCGGGGCTCGGCCTCGGACCCGGATGGTGACCCGCTCACCTATGCCTGGAGCTATGTGGCGCCCCCGGGCGTGCACTGCACCTTCGGGTCGCCTTCAGCCCCGGTCTCGAGCATCCAGTGTGACGGGGCCGGCACCGTCACCGTGTCGCTGACCACCCATGACGGCACCGCGACCGCCACCGACAGCGCCCAGGTGGTGCTCGGCTGGGCGTCGGAGCTCACGATGTGCGGTCTGCCCCGCTACACGAACGGGACCTCTCTCAAGGCGTGCGGCTGGGCCACCGCGGGTGGCAGCAGCACGGGCATCGTCTCCGCGTACTTCACCGTGGATGGCGGCGCGCCCATCCCCGTCATGCCCGACGCGGGCGGCGGCTACGTCTCCACCCAGCTTCACCTCACGGAGGGGACACACGTGGTCCGGCTGAGCGTCGTGGACGCGCTGGGGCACGTGACGTGGCGCGAGCAGACGGTGTCCGCGGACTTCACGCCGCCGGTGCTCGTCATCCTGTCGCCCACCGAGCAGGAGACCAACCCCGACCCGGTCGTCACGATGGTCATCCAGCAGCAGGACGCCAGCCCCGCTACGGTGGTGACCCAGGGGTTCGTGACGGAGGACGTGCCCGCGGGCAGCAACGTGCTGCGGCACACGGTGGACCTGGTGCACCGCGACTGGTCGCTCGTCCACGTCCGGGCCACGGACGCCGCGGGCAACACGACCGAGGTGGTGGCGCGCGTATACGTGGCGCCCTGA
- a CDS encoding ferritin-like domain-containing protein encodes MQNKTWTDAALLDHLQKAVYLELWTIPLYLTAAYSLQVPGTDADTPPKQVTVRGKKNPNRSREQLAFNNIYSVVVQEMLHLELASNLFNALFAPKGYSPKFTGDWAPRYDRFPSWIAVNKPVKLGPVNPEQMSLLAAIETPEPKSDGAPNGPQDVYDSIGQFYKAIEQGIHQRWNDLYQPDADHRQKSEFANPQYIRDDYTRFSSTIGGDSRTALKQANEVLQAIVGQGEGNLGPIIDAELRPEDANDLEDQFSHFARFRMVQAMLKFGGPLETYPATGGSGLAAAQQQLTAGFTSLLTALEKGYAGDDELDLGSMWALPNQIVSVWSAGGVPQF; translated from the coding sequence GTGCAAAACAAGACCTGGACCGACGCAGCCCTCCTCGATCATCTCCAGAAAGCCGTCTACCTGGAGCTGTGGACCATCCCCCTCTATCTGACGGCCGCCTATTCCTTGCAGGTTCCCGGCACGGACGCTGATACCCCACCCAAGCAGGTGACCGTTCGCGGAAAGAAGAACCCCAATCGAAGCCGGGAGCAGCTCGCCTTCAACAACATCTACTCGGTCGTCGTGCAGGAGATGCTGCACCTCGAGCTGGCCAGCAACCTCTTCAATGCGCTGTTCGCGCCCAAGGGATACTCGCCGAAGTTCACGGGCGACTGGGCGCCGCGGTATGACCGGTTCCCGTCCTGGATCGCGGTCAACAAGCCCGTGAAGCTCGGGCCGGTGAACCCTGAGCAGATGTCCCTCCTGGCCGCCATCGAGACCCCCGAGCCAAAGTCCGATGGCGCGCCGAACGGGCCGCAAGATGTCTACGATTCCATCGGTCAGTTCTACAAGGCCATCGAGCAGGGCATCCATCAGCGCTGGAACGACCTCTACCAGCCCGACGCGGACCACCGGCAGAAGAGCGAATTCGCCAACCCGCAATACATAAGAGACGACTACACCAGGTTCAGCAGCACCATCGGCGGTGACAGCCGCACCGCGCTGAAACAGGCGAATGAGGTGCTCCAGGCCATCGTCGGGCAGGGCGAGGGCAACCTGGGCCCCATCATCGACGCAGAGCTCCGCCCCGAGGATGCCAACGACCTGGAGGATCAGTTCAGCCATTTCGCGCGATTCCGGATGGTGCAGGCAATGCTGAAGTTCGGCGGCCCGCTGGAGACCTATCCCGCCACTGGGGGCAGTGGGCTCGCGGCCGCGCAGCAGCAGCTCACCGCCGGATTCACGAGCCTCTTGACCGCCTTGGAGAAGGGCTATGCCGGGGACGACGAACTCGACCTCGGTAGCATGTGGGCTCTTCCCAATCAGATCGTGTCCGTGTGGTCCGCGGGCGGAGTGCCGCAGTTCTAA
- a CDS encoding AadA family aminoglycoside 3''-O-nucleotidyltransferase, translating to MSASVPTEITHQVSSACAVIGRHLASSLQAIHLFGSTVDGGLKPHSDIDLLVTVSAPLTEAVRHALSKELLSVSAWPVTHESLRPLEVTVVVRDAVVPWRYPPSRELQFGEWLRGELEAGRVQPAIVDPDLAILLAKARRHSICLLGAPATDIFDPVPRTDLARAFYDTVLQWNEPADWRGDERTVVLALARIWFSLSTGGIAPKDVAAQWVIERLPNEHQGVVRSARTSYLGETQDDLARRGPEVDAFVHCAKATIERLYLELQPDNPAAR from the coding sequence ATGAGCGCATCCGTACCGACTGAAATCACGCACCAGGTTTCAAGCGCCTGCGCAGTGATTGGCCGTCACCTCGCCAGTTCGCTGCAGGCCATCCACCTCTTCGGCTCAACAGTTGATGGGGGGCTGAAACCCCACAGCGACATCGATTTGCTGGTCACCGTCAGCGCCCCATTGACTGAAGCCGTTCGACACGCGCTGAGCAAGGAGTTGTTGTCGGTCTCGGCATGGCCAGTGACGCATGAATCGCTCCGCCCTCTCGAAGTGACCGTTGTCGTCCGGGATGCGGTCGTCCCTTGGCGCTACCCGCCGTCGCGCGAACTTCAATTCGGGGAATGGTTGCGCGGAGAACTGGAAGCAGGCCGTGTCCAGCCGGCCATCGTGGACCCCGACCTGGCAATCTTGCTGGCGAAGGCAAGGAGGCACAGCATCTGCCTGTTGGGCGCGCCAGCAACCGACATTTTCGACCCCGTGCCCCGAACCGATCTGGCGAGAGCGTTCTACGACACCGTTCTCCAATGGAACGAACCTGCGGACTGGCGCGGGGACGAAAGGACCGTGGTGCTTGCGCTGGCTCGCATCTGGTTCAGCCTGTCGACGGGGGGAATCGCCCCCAAGGACGTTGCGGCCCAGTGGGTCATTGAACGCCTGCCGAATGAACATCAGGGTGTCGTGCGCAGTGCGCGGACGTCTTACCTTGGAGAGACGCAGGACGACCTGGCCAGGAGAGGCCCGGAAGTCGACGCGTTCGTACACTGTGCCAAGGCGACCATCGAGCGATTGTATTTGGAATTGCAGCCCGACAATCCGGCAGCTCGCTGA
- a CDS encoding alpha/beta fold hydrolase has translation MRKEWWLPLAALLLGSLQAQAQEAPGPRNRAEAVEIIAELRKIVAPEGMERTEKLRIGGIDQWVSVRSRDLRNPVLLVLHGGPGWVTMPTSWYVSHGWDEFFTVIHWDQRGSGKTYVANDPAMVAPTLTIEQVHADVEELVKWVRKTFGKEKIFVLGHSWGSLLGLTLAERHPEWLHAYIGAAQGIDARESERRGWAWAMEQARAAKNAEAIRDLESIAPYAVGKKPVALKDILLQRRWLNFFGGAAYRRPDASFEAAAVNLSPEYTDEEVRQVWKAQDSSVERLLAAVLTADLSHVKRLKTPLLLFLGRHDRNVSATVAAEWFAGVKAPSKRLVWFEQSAHEMMAEEPGKVLLSLVRHARPIAERAGDVAPASTQ, from the coding sequence ATGCGCAAGGAATGGTGGCTACCGTTGGCGGCGCTCCTTCTGGGGAGTCTTCAGGCACAGGCGCAGGAGGCGCCAGGCCCACGTAACCGGGCCGAGGCTGTCGAGATCATCGCGGAGCTCCGCAAGATCGTGGCGCCCGAGGGGATGGAGCGCACCGAGAAGCTCCGCATCGGGGGCATCGACCAATGGGTCTCGGTCCGCAGCCGCGACCTGCGCAATCCGGTGCTGCTCGTGCTCCATGGCGGCCCCGGCTGGGTGACGATGCCGACGAGCTGGTATGTCTCGCACGGCTGGGACGAGTTCTTCACCGTCATCCATTGGGACCAGCGCGGCTCGGGCAAGACGTATGTCGCGAACGATCCCGCCATGGTCGCCCCGACGCTCACAATCGAGCAGGTGCACGCCGATGTCGAGGAGCTCGTCAAATGGGTGCGCAAAACCTTCGGCAAGGAGAAGATCTTCGTCCTCGGCCATAGTTGGGGGAGCCTCCTCGGGCTCACCCTCGCGGAGAGGCACCCCGAATGGCTCCACGCCTATATCGGCGCCGCCCAGGGCATCGATGCACGGGAGAGCGAGCGGCGCGGCTGGGCCTGGGCGATGGAACAGGCGCGCGCGGCGAAGAACGCAGAGGCGATCCGCGACCTCGAATCGATCGCGCCCTATGCCGTTGGCAAGAAGCCGGTAGCGTTGAAGGACATCCTGCTCCAGCGCCGCTGGCTCAATTTCTTCGGGGGTGCCGCCTATCGGCGTCCCGATGCGAGCTTCGAGGCCGCAGCGGTGAATCTGTCGCCCGAATACACCGACGAGGAGGTACGCCAGGTCTGGAAGGCGCAGGATTCCTCGGTCGAGAGGCTCCTTGCCGCGGTACTGACAGCAGACCTGTCGCATGTGAAGCGGCTGAAGACGCCGCTGCTCCTGTTCCTCGGACGCCACGACCGCAATGTCTCGGCGACGGTTGCCGCCGAATGGTTCGCGGGCGTCAAGGCGCCGTCGAAGCGGCTCGTCTGGTTCGAGCAGTCTGCGCACGAAATGATGGCCGAGGAGCCGGGCAAGGTGCTGCTCTCACTCGTCCGCCATGCCCGTCCGATCGCCGAGCGCGCCGGCGATGTCGCGCCCGCCAGCACCCAATAG
- a CDS encoding Ig-like domain-containing protein has protein sequence MADAGLADAGPPADTTPPDAPMLIGTAPTSPANDNMPVLHVATEPGASVRFFAGTACLGGALASRTADSQGQVALSLSVADNSTSPYVAQATDAAGNVSACSEALTFVEDSTAPSELAATVMDGLAGPELEYQNSNTRVAARWSGFNDSVGIRRHELALTSIAACPGDASSIQDVGATSSVELTVLTLAEQRYYTCVRAVDDAGNTSGWKMSNGFIVDVTPPRWVSVTPDASSVTASPWTAIEVSFSETTLDTASVTPASFHATADGMPLSGGAVSCAAGRCTLELKQMPAFGAQVRVAIDGVKDLAGNAMTSSHAWDYSVRAPQWGAPLLISNGSRLSTPAHGVAMDSSGVATVLYVDEGLRARRHKPGAAWEAEQHVGEGTFGPFPRPASLTTLSDGTPLAMVESWPAGDYSAKKAYGILATGSDSGVQRWGVPQLLGENTGLNVTALRVVAAPDNGALAAWVEKSSTQTFLQVQPYAGSSGWGTPVRVRTIDDANWDSSWHGYDVGLDSRGNGVLVWAERNSPLQYSRQGAEGWSEPAHGESTEGRYPQVALNADGTGIAVWIRRYLDSDRVYAKPFNLASGFGGQEVPLHTQGSVGGEVRIGADANGNVFVIWDQIGGGPEGGLWSARYVRGSGWQPAQQLATDYAGSKALHVSPSGTAMVVYSRTERAGAPALVWARRFVPGTGWSAATRLDFATVNGGLYTLEVVTSPFGNAAATWSRRDADTGIDSLVSAFFE, from the coding sequence TTGGCGGATGCGGGCCTCGCGGACGCAGGACCTCCGGCGGACACCACGCCTCCCGACGCGCCGATGCTCATCGGGACCGCGCCCACCTCTCCTGCCAATGACAACATGCCCGTCCTCCATGTCGCTACCGAGCCGGGGGCCTCGGTGCGCTTCTTTGCTGGCACGGCGTGTCTTGGAGGAGCGCTCGCCTCGCGTACCGCCGACAGTCAGGGGCAGGTCGCTTTGTCGCTCTCCGTAGCCGACAACAGCACCTCTCCCTACGTGGCCCAGGCAACGGACGCGGCGGGGAACGTCTCGGCCTGCTCCGAGGCGCTGACGTTCGTCGAGGACAGCACGGCGCCCTCCGAGCTGGCCGCCACGGTGATGGACGGCCTTGCCGGTCCGGAGCTCGAATATCAAAACAGCAACACGCGCGTAGCGGCTCGCTGGTCCGGCTTCAACGACTCCGTGGGCATCCGGCGCCATGAACTCGCCTTGACGTCCATTGCGGCGTGCCCCGGCGATGCGAGCAGCATCCAGGATGTCGGCGCCACTTCGTCCGTGGAGCTCACGGTGCTCACCTTGGCCGAGCAGCGCTACTACACTTGCGTGCGTGCCGTGGATGACGCTGGAAACACCTCGGGCTGGAAGATGTCGAATGGCTTCATCGTGGACGTCACGCCGCCGCGCTGGGTGTCTGTCACGCCTGACGCGTCCTCGGTCACGGCCTCGCCCTGGACTGCCATCGAGGTGTCGTTCAGCGAGACGACCCTCGACACCGCCAGTGTGACGCCGGCCTCGTTCCACGCCACGGCGGACGGCATGCCCTTGTCCGGAGGCGCGGTGTCCTGCGCGGCGGGCAGGTGTACGCTCGAGCTGAAGCAGATGCCGGCATTCGGTGCGCAGGTGCGCGTCGCCATCGACGGCGTGAAGGACCTCGCTGGCAACGCGATGACCTCCTCCCACGCCTGGGACTACTCGGTCCGTGCGCCCCAGTGGGGGGCCCCACTGCTCATCTCGAACGGCTCACGCCTCAGTACACCTGCCCACGGGGTTGCCATGGACTCCTCTGGCGTTGCGACGGTCCTGTATGTCGACGAGGGGCTCCGGGCGCGGCGCCACAAACCAGGCGCCGCCTGGGAGGCGGAGCAGCACGTGGGGGAGGGGACCTTCGGCCCTTTTCCCAGACCGGCTTCGCTCACGACGCTGTCTGACGGCACGCCCCTTGCCATGGTGGAGTCGTGGCCGGCGGGGGATTACAGCGCCAAAAAGGCCTATGGCATCCTCGCCACGGGCTCCGACAGCGGCGTCCAGCGCTGGGGTGTGCCACAGCTGCTCGGCGAGAATACGGGGCTGAATGTGACGGCCCTCCGCGTGGTGGCAGCTCCCGACAATGGGGCCCTCGCTGCCTGGGTGGAGAAGAGTTCCACGCAGACCTTCCTGCAGGTTCAGCCGTACGCCGGGAGTTCGGGGTGGGGCACGCCGGTCCGCGTGCGCACCATCGACGACGCGAACTGGGACTCCTCGTGGCACGGCTATGACGTCGGATTGGATTCGCGCGGTAACGGGGTGTTGGTATGGGCCGAGCGCAACAGCCCTCTCCAATACTCGCGCCAGGGCGCCGAAGGTTGGAGCGAGCCGGCGCATGGCGAAAGCACCGAAGGCCGCTATCCGCAGGTCGCCCTGAACGCGGATGGGACCGGCATTGCCGTTTGGATTCGACGGTATCTCGACAGCGATCGGGTGTACGCGAAGCCCTTCAATCTCGCTTCTGGCTTTGGCGGCCAGGAGGTGCCTCTCCACACGCAGGGAAGTGTTGGTGGCGAGGTGCGGATAGGCGCAGACGCAAACGGAAACGTGTTTGTTATTTGGGACCAGATTGGCGGCGGCCCCGAGGGGGGACTGTGGTCTGCTCGTTACGTGAGGGGCTCGGGCTGGCAGCCGGCTCAGCAACTCGCGACGGACTACGCCGGGAGCAAGGCCCTCCACGTTTCACCCTCGGGCACGGCCATGGTCGTCTATAGCCGCACGGAGAGAGCGGGAGCGCCTGCTCTCGTTTGGGCTCGACGTTTCGTGCCCGGTACGGGCTGGTCCGCTGCCACCCGCCTCGACTTCGCCACTGTGAATGGGGGGCTCTATACTCTTGAGGTGGTGACCAGCCCGTTCGGGAACGCCGCCGCGACCTGGTCTCGCCGGGACGCGGACACGGGCATCGATTCCCTGGTCTCGGCCTTCTTCGAGTAG
- a CDS encoding metallophosphatase domain-containing protein gives MRIVAVSDTHLFHDELVMPPGDIFVHAGDMCRAGDLDELARAASWIRGLPYRHKVIVAGNHDWAFADSPGEARALLGEDVVYLQDGEATVAGLRFWGSPWQPAYNDWAFNLPRGAALASKWAAIPEGLDVLITHGPPAGFGDRSSVGGRGGCTDLRERVLAVRPRLHLFGHIHDDGGLWREGDTCFANVTTWECERAPTVLQLDARGVTEVSIPPARR, from the coding sequence ATGCGCATCGTCGCCGTCTCGGACACGCACCTCTTCCACGACGAGCTCGTGATGCCCCCGGGCGACATCTTCGTCCACGCCGGCGACATGTGCCGCGCGGGGGACCTGGACGAACTCGCCCGGGCGGCGTCGTGGATTCGTGGCCTGCCCTACCGTCACAAGGTCATCGTCGCGGGCAACCACGACTGGGCCTTCGCCGACTCGCCCGGAGAGGCCCGGGCGCTTCTGGGCGAGGACGTCGTCTACCTGCAGGACGGCGAGGCCACCGTGGCGGGCCTGCGCTTCTGGGGGAGCCCCTGGCAGCCGGCCTACAACGACTGGGCCTTCAACCTGCCCCGGGGCGCCGCCCTCGCCAGCAAGTGGGCGGCCATCCCCGAGGGACTGGATGTGCTCATCACCCACGGGCCTCCGGCGGGCTTCGGGGACCGCTCCTCGGTGGGGGGACGCGGCGGCTGTACGGACCTGCGCGAGCGCGTGCTCGCCGTGCGTCCCCGGCTACACCTGTTCGGCCACATCCACGACGACGGCGGGCTGTGGCGCGAAGGGGACACGTGCTTCGCCAACGTCACCACGTGGGAGTGCGAGCGCGCGCCCACCGTCCTCCAACTCGACGCCCGAGGCGTGACGGAGGTGAGCATCCCTCCCGCCCGGCGCTGA
- a CDS encoding transposase yields MAKITAPKPQTTTRPPESKPRSPQTQAQRPTASGHTDTSSFGKAPKDFSQLGAPTPSPRPQDPPSPPPVKPPEKKPATPPKEETDATEPKKAPTGKEAAQRLQDKDRYIGGAGRNERTREFTELIQQHQNDPEYLKQLYATLGDKDSKELISSASAQIAHDQKGLYKTDAEQTAALKALAKSTGSAPPSVVNELAREAAKSQVPDAMVSVLKQPETPESVRRTFLNESGKTADKNTIQAQNFADVLNSDPKLIQNYNAELGRDKFVAILEKGLQQPPHNNSFSGREPTRSDGAVKILGQVPDLFKGPAYSDLRANIFRVGANSLGDKTDPARAAQLEGLKKIFRSDPSGIINELTNNSGGPNSAYDDTLQALPKFLRDSIVNGSGKDPGFAKFVKEDLPKQLRAGALNPATAGGKPPVNDHYARTLGSLTGAMVGAYGLEIKRTEDAGQFKKDLAETIAGVALAPLGPAGEVGKVALKNFITDVLSSKDTSWTEQLREISAAVKDKASAGLQNFDNRKDANGRDISGGKDWNTQTEQQFELGYDAILERLRLLSAN; encoded by the coding sequence ATGGCCAAAATCACAGCCCCCAAGCCGCAAACCACAACCAGGCCCCCGGAGAGCAAACCGCGGAGCCCCCAGACCCAGGCGCAGCGGCCTACTGCCTCCGGGCACACAGACACGTCTAGCTTTGGTAAGGCTCCCAAGGACTTCTCGCAACTGGGGGCGCCCACGCCGAGCCCTCGCCCCCAGGACCCGCCTTCGCCTCCGCCCGTCAAGCCTCCGGAGAAAAAGCCGGCGACACCTCCGAAGGAGGAGACAGACGCCACGGAGCCGAAGAAGGCTCCCACGGGGAAGGAAGCGGCACAGCGTCTTCAGGACAAGGACCGATACATCGGTGGCGCGGGGCGGAACGAGCGGACCCGCGAGTTCACCGAGCTCATCCAGCAGCACCAGAACGACCCGGAGTATCTCAAACAACTCTACGCAACGTTGGGAGACAAGGACAGCAAGGAGTTGATTTCCAGCGCATCCGCGCAGATCGCCCATGACCAGAAGGGGCTCTACAAAACAGATGCGGAGCAGACGGCGGCATTGAAGGCGCTTGCCAAGAGCACGGGCTCCGCGCCGCCCAGCGTGGTAAACGAGCTGGCACGCGAAGCGGCCAAGAGCCAGGTGCCAGACGCCATGGTCTCAGTGCTCAAGCAGCCGGAGACCCCAGAGTCCGTTCGTCGCACGTTCTTGAATGAATCCGGCAAGACCGCGGACAAGAACACCATCCAGGCGCAGAACTTCGCGGACGTACTCAATTCAGACCCCAAGCTCATCCAGAATTACAATGCAGAGCTGGGGAGAGACAAGTTCGTCGCAATCCTCGAAAAGGGACTGCAACAGCCACCGCACAACAACAGCTTCTCGGGCCGAGAGCCCACCAGGTCGGACGGCGCGGTCAAGATACTTGGGCAAGTGCCAGACCTGTTCAAGGGGCCGGCGTATTCGGACCTCCGTGCGAACATCTTCCGCGTGGGAGCCAACTCGTTGGGGGACAAGACCGACCCCGCCCGTGCGGCCCAACTGGAAGGGCTCAAGAAGATTTTCCGCTCGGACCCCTCGGGCATCATCAATGAATTGACGAACAATTCGGGTGGACCCAACAGCGCCTACGACGACACGCTCCAGGCGCTTCCGAAGTTCTTGCGCGATTCGATCGTCAACGGCTCAGGCAAGGACCCGGGGTTCGCGAAGTTCGTCAAAGAGGACTTGCCCAAGCAACTCCGCGCAGGGGCGCTCAACCCCGCAACCGCGGGTGGAAAGCCCCCCGTCAATGACCATTACGCGCGCACGCTGGGGAGTCTCACGGGAGCCATGGTGGGAGCGTATGGACTGGAGATCAAACGCACCGAGGACGCAGGGCAGTTCAAGAAAGACCTGGCGGAGACCATCGCGGGTGTGGCGTTGGCGCCCTTGGGGCCTGCGGGCGAGGTCGGGAAAGTCGCGCTGAAGAACTTCATCACGGACGTGCTCTCCAGCAAGGACACGTCCTGGACGGAGCAGCTCCGCGAGATCTCCGCCGCCGTGAAGGATAAAGCCTCGGCGGGGCTCCAGAACTTCGACAATCGCAAGGATGCCAATGGGAGGGACATCTCGGGCGGCAAGGATTGGAACACCCAGACAGAGCAGCAGTTCGAACTGGGCTATGACGCCATCCTCGAACGGCTCCGCCTGTTGAGTGCCAATTAG